From the genome of Onthophagus taurus isolate NC chromosome 5, IU_Otau_3.0, whole genome shotgun sequence, one region includes:
- the LOC111416301 gene encoding uncharacterized protein, with product MKLFVVLLLCLLGNSLASVIKSKEIIQLNESDRVKLERALKQLEGGDKSILDELPNIIFDLIVSAIGNSDFDPMGLPDIKLDFEEGRLTGDLQLTEGEVGGFSEISRAGDAEVNLFILERRANVKIPVFFEELGLSYRYFARLGLLGVDGTISGGFVGITTVLDIDINLANMDMSLNEFSIDANDFRIRFDNNPWTDWTINLLLRIITSIAKEPILEAVESVLEIIFGIIFGGI from the exons atgaaacttttcgTTGTCTTACTTTTATGCCTTTTGGGCAATTCTTTGGCGAGCGTGATTAAATCGAAAGAAATCATCCAACTTAACGAATCCGACAGGGTTAAACTTGAACGCGCTTTAAAACAATTAGAGGGTGGCGATAAATCCATTTTAGATGAACTCCCTAATATTATCTTTGATTTAATCGTCAGTGCAATTGGAAATTCCGATTTTGACCCGATGGGTCTTCCAGATATTAAGCTCGATTTTGAGGAG GGACGTTTAACTGGGGATCTTCAATTAACCGAGGGGGAAGTTGGGGGATTTTCAGAAATTTCTAGGGCTGGAGATGCTGAagttaacttatttattttggaaAGAAGAGCTAACGTAAAAATTCCAGTTTTCTTTGAAGAACTTGGG cttTCTTATCGTTACTTTGCTAGATTAGGGCTTTTGGGTGTTGATGGAACAATTAGCGGGGGATTCGTTGGAATAACCACAGTTTTAGACATCGACATTAACTTGGCAAACATGGATATGAGTCTGAACGAATTCAGCATAGACGCAAA TGATTTCCGAATTAGATTCGATAATAATCCTTGGACCGATTGGAccataaatcttttattaagaattattaCAAGTATTGCAAAAGAGCCGATTTTAGAAGCCGTTGAGTCCgtattagaaataattttcggGATTATTTTTGGAGGCATATAG